ATCGAAGAAATTCGAGTTTCGGAGAAGGCTATATAAAAATAAGCAAATAAAAACTATTGTCGTTTATGCTTCATCTCCAATCAGCAAGGTTATTGGCGAATTTGAAATTGAAGAGGTAATTTATGACGAATTGAATTCTTTGTGGCAAACAACTAGTGAACTCTCAGGAATATCTCGTGATTATTATTTCGACTATTTCAAGGGAACAGAAATGGGATTTGCAATAGCAGTTAAGAAAGCTGAACTCTATGACGAGCCAGTCTGCATCAAAGAGACTTTTGGAATTAAGCCACCTCAGTCATTTGCTTACGTGCAAACGCAATAACTCCCCGCTCGGTCGCATTTCCAAATACAACTAAAACCTTAAAAGGCATTCTTGCCGTCCGGCAGGCGGGCGATAAACTCAGGATGACAGGGAATCACGCAGCATCCCCAATCAGCCCATTTACAGCCCCTTCCTCCACCGGATTTCCTCCAAATCGACGGACAGGTCTCATCGCAGCTTGGCCTTATCAGGCAATGCCGCTCTGTCGAAAAGACGCGACCAGAAACATCCATGTTTCAGCATTTCCGGGATGTCGGAAAGGTCGAAACATGCGTGTTTCAGCGTTTCCGGAGTGTCGGAAAGGTCAAAACATCCATGTTTCAGCATTTCCGGATAGTCGGAAGGGTCGAAACATCCATGTTTCAGCCTCCTGGCCATAAAAAAGCCCCAAATCGTGAAATTTGAGGCTTTTTGTGTGTTTGGCTTGCCTTTTCGCTTAGGCAAACGACTTTCTGTCTCTACTTATAGGTACTAACCAGCGTAGTTAGTTCCTTGTAGGCTTTGATCAGTTCGGCCGATCCTGTGACATTCGCATGCGAAAACAACAGGGTGAACAGTTTATTGAGTGCATCGACCAGCGGTTCTGCTGCCTCAGTAGCTGCTTTGGTATCCTTAGAGGCATTGAGCTGCTGAAAGTACTCGTCCGATACCGCCTTGAAGTTGTCATTGGCCGTCTTGAGTGGCTCAATCCATCGCGAGAGACTCGGCAAAGCAGACAGGTCCAGTGCCTCGATTTTTTTCAGCATGTTGTCGGTCTGGGCGGTCTGTTCGTCGTAGGTCAGACGACTTAGCTCAAAACCATACTCGTCGGTGATCTTCACCAGCTGATCCAGCACTTTGGCGGTTTCAGACTCATGTGGAAAAATTTGCTCAGACATCACAGCATTAAAAAAGCCGGTATTCAACTTGTCACGGGTGCGATCCAGGAGCTTCTTGTCAGAAGAAGCCTGATCGCGAGTCATCCCTGCTACGAAAATATCGTAGAGAGCCTTTGCCTCCGCTACCTGCGGAGCAAGCTCCTTCAGGTCTTTGGTGATGTCTAGTGCTTTGTTGCTAAAAGTTTGAAACTGTGCCACTCGAAGTTCAGGCACTACAATAATTTGCATAATCAAATTAATTTTTGAAGTCCCAAACTAGCCAGCCCCGACTTTAAAATCCTGCCATTTTTCTTTAAAATCCTGCCAAAATACAGGTGAAAACAAGGTTTGAGCACTGAAAACACCCCTATAATCCCCTCAAGGGGATATTACTGCGGATCGCCTTTCATTGAAATCCGCCGCACTAGTTCAAGCGTCCGCTTGGACTCATTGATGATGCACTACCACTCGTCCTCGTTTGTAACGAGGATGGCTGAGAATAGCGTTTGTAACGCGACGAATGGTAAACCATCAGACAAGCAGCTCTGAAGACCCGGCCTTCTACCAAACCAAAACGTGCCGACATTTGCTGCTAGCAGATTATCATCAGCTCGGCCTGTCCCCTCCTTCGACAAGCTCAGGATGACAGGGAGAAGAGCTACGACCCGCTCACTACAACCAGAACTCGCATTCTTGTCTATTCGTTCGAAGTGACGTTCATTTATACAGCGTCATTGTGAGCCCGCCTGTCGGTGCACAGGAAGCGAGGCACGAGCGACGTGACAATCCGGTTGGGCAAGCTCTGCCGCCTCCCCACCAGTTGGTGAGTAGTCTTGCCGGGAGAGAATTGCAAGAAGTTAAAAGCTACCTTTTTGATTCCTAAAATCTACATTAGGTTTGTCGCCTTATTGGGGAGGCACATTGCCTATCAGGTATAATTCTAATATGAAACAGTTCGGGTACTTATTGGCTTTGTTATTGATCGCTTTGATTCAGTCTGTGGAAGCGCAATCCAACGTGGGTGGATACATCATCACTAATTCCAGAGATACGGTAGAATCCCTTTTCACAGTGGCCAGAAAGAAGAAGGTAGACCAAGGCAACAACCTACATTTCACCGAAATCATTTCGGGTGATTCTCTGGTGCGACTCACCTCCGCGGATCTTTTAGGATACAAAAAGGGAGACACCTTCTACAAAAGCTTCAAACCTGGCTCACTGGATACGACCTTCTTCGCCAGGCAAATAACCACTGGAAAAGTGGTGCTCTACTATTCAGATGTCTTTGGAGGAAAGTACTACTTCAAAAAGCGCAACGAGCGGTACTATTACGAACTAGATAGCCAATCAGAATCCATCGTCAGATCGAATACTGCCGTGCCTGGCCCCTTAGTTGCAGAGCAAGCCTATCAGTCGCTTGTCAATTCTTCTATTCCTGACATACAATCCAACGAAGGGGCTTACCGAGATTTTTTCATTGAGTATTTCGGAGATCATCAATTCATCGTAAACAAATTGAAGCAAGGCTTTCACACCTACAGCTCCATTGAATTCATGTTCAAAGAATATAACCGGAAAGACTAGTTGGTGTCTGGAATTCTTCAGTGAGTTCAAACGTCCGCTTGGACTCATGGATGATACAAAGTACCAAAAAACCCACTGACTGCCGTCAGGCAGGCTTCCGCCTATCGGCACCTTCCCGTGGGGAAGGATTAATGGAACATGGGCAGTGGACATCGTATCATGCAGCCCCATTCCTTTTCATCCCTACCCCATACACTAGTACGGCAGCAGATAAAACCGTATCTTGTATAGATATGGAATCGAAACCCGATTCGAATCACCAAACGATAAACTCCAACACTATGAACCTAAGCGAAAACACAATCCTGGTCACCGGTGGCACAAGTGGCATTGGGTACGAAATGGCCAAAGAATTTCTGAAGCGAGACAACAAGGTCATCATCACTGGCCGAAACGAACAAAAGCTACAAAAAGCAGTGCAAGAACTCAAGGGCGCAATAGGTATCGCTTGCGATGTGAGCCAGCCTGATCAGATCCAGCAGCTCTACCAGCAAATCGAAAAGGAACACCCCGATCTCAACATCCTGATCAACAATGCGGGCGTCATGCTTACCATCAACTTGCAGGCACACAAGCTATCCGAACGGGACCTGACTCAAGAGTTTGACATCAACGTAAAAGGCACCATCTGGATGAACGATGCCTTTCTCCCCTTGCTGGGCAAAAACAGCCACTCTGCTACCGTGACCGTTTCTTCAGGTTTGGCCTTTGCCCCACTGCCGATCACCCCGATCTACTGCGCCACCAAGGCGGCCCTCCACTCCTACTCACTGTCTCTCCGAGAGCAACTCAAAAACACCAGCATCAAAGTATTCGAGCTAGCCCCTCCTGCCACGAAAACGGAATTACTAGCAGGCTTTGAGGAAGAAGACATGGAAGGTGTGACTCCCATGACAGTCGAAGCATTGGTAGCCAAGTTCATCGAGGGACTCTCCAAAGACAAATTGGAAATATGCCCCGGCCAGGCCTCACAGCTCAAGTTCATGGGCCGCTTTTTCCCCAACTTCATCCTCAAACAACTGAGCAAACCCATCGCCAGAATGCACGCGGAGATGTAGTGGAGAGGTAGAGTGGAACTGTAGCCTGGTCGAAGTTCATAAGAAAGGCAGGCTATGGCAACAGCTCCCGACTACCATCAGCAAAAATCCTAAAGCGCTGCTGGTCCTTAATCAATAGCCCCTGGGTCTCTCCAAATGGCCAGAGATGTAAGTAATCCTTTGGGTGCCTGACATCTATGGCTATGACTCTATCATTATAAAGGCTAGTTACTTCCGTCTGCACTGTATGTCCCACTACCACGGCATCTGCCTCAAAATAATCAAGCGGTCCATCCACCTCCTCTTGAGTCAGCCCATCTTCGAAGTATCCTCGATACCAGCATATTCCCTTTCGGTTAGACAATACCAGCTCATCATATCCCATATGGGGTCTGGGATAGTAGGTCTTGCGATAATTGGACCGACTCATGTTATTGATTTCGTCCAAACTCAAATGGGAATCCTTCAGGTCGGGATGCAAGCCACCATGAACGAACAGATAGCCGTTGATCTTTTCAATCGAGTTTTTTCTGGACATCCATCGTCCTAAAAAAGACGAACTATCATACAACTGGTGGTGCTGCCTCCCCATGATTGCTGATGCAGCATAGTACTTATCTGCAGCTGATTCGTAAAAACCCTGCATGTTCTTCAGCTCATGATTTCCAATGATGAAGTGCACTCGACCGCCCGCTTGCCTGGCCTCCTGGTCCAGTTTGTAGATCAGCCAGAGCACCTGCGTCACCGACCAACCCCGATCGACAAAATCCCCCACCAACACCAAATGTCCTTTTCCAAATATCCATTTTAACTCCTCGTTGATCACTCCATTGCCAATCAGAAAATCACGAAATGCCTGAAAGCCTCCTTCGATATCCGATATAGCGACAATCGGATTATTATCTTCATATATTGATGGATGACTTGTTATCTGTGTATCGATACTGAATTCGAACCGAGTAGAGTCGAGAGCAAAATAGCAGCTCGCCAAAATAGAACCAGATCCATTCCACGGTTTCTTTTTGAGGTAAAATCCCGCTTCTTTATCTCCGTGAATGTAGTTGACAACCCAGGTGCTATCATTCTGAGCAAATACATAAGGTCCCTCATTGTTCAGGTTCAGTCTGGCAGGATGCTCTCCATATCTGAGTATCGCCCGCACCTGCAGTCCTACAAAAACAGCAAGGACAAAGAGTACCAGTAGGGTAATACCTACATGTCTAAAGTATCTTAATATCCGTTTTTTCATATTAATAATATTTTTGATTTCGGATTCTAAAGTAGACCCAGCTCCCGACCTCCATAAATAATAGTGATGAACAGACCTCAGATGAAGACAATCGAATTGCTGACAGGGCATAAATGCGCTTGCCCCCAGTTTCGCTCCTTTCATCCTCATAAAAAATCAGTTGGTCACTGAGTTTTTGATGCATTTCGAGCTATGTTTAACCTTGTTGCATGAAATTAACTATCACTCAAAAATCACTAAGGAAGCTCTACATCGCCGGTGCAGCGCTATTGGCTATTCCACTTATGGTCTTGGGAGTGTGGATCATAGTATCAACAGAAAATCACTTGACTCTGGTCATCGAAACGCCCTTTGAGACTTTACTTTTCGTATTGTACATTTTGCTGGCCCTATTCATGCTATCGGTGCTCGGCTATCGACTGATGATGAGGGTCCGTTCCCTGCTGAGTCTAAGAAATGAAAAGTTGCGAATGGAACAGCAACATCTGCAAAATCAGATTAGCCCCCACTTCTTTTTCAACGTGCTCAACAACCTCTACGGCCTGATAGAAAAGCAGCCTCAAAAAGCCAAAGAAATGGTCTTAACCCTGTCGGATATGATGCGCTATAGCATCTACGAAGGGCAAAAGGATGAAGTGACCTTGTTGGAAGAAAAGACCTTCATAGAGAAATTCATTCATCTCAACCTTTCCAGATATCGCAAAACGATTCGAATCAATTTTGAAGCAGACCTGGCCGACGAACAAAGTAAGATTACTCCATTGCTTTTCATCATTCTGGTGGAAAACGCATTCAAACATGGCGTAGAAAAACTAACTGAACAGGCCTTTGTAGACATCAACATGAAGAGCACCGACTCGGAAGTTTACTTTAGCATCAGCAACAATTTTGATCCGGACGAACCAAGCGCAAACGGCGGAGTAGGTCTTGCCAATTTGAGAAGAAGGCTAGAACTGGTCTATCCTAAAAAGCATCAGTTGGATATTGAAAAATCAGACACCACCTTTACCGTCCAATTCAGGCTTTCACTCGCATGATCAAATACCTTATAGTCGATGACGAACCAGTAGCACATGACATCATTCAGGACTACAGCCAGCTGCTGCCCAACATGAGGCTAGTAGGCAACTGCTATGATGCCCTACAAGCCATCGAGATATTACAAAAGCAAAAGGTAGATCTCATGTTCCTGGATTTAAACATGCCCAAGTTGAAAGGCTTTGATTTTTTGAGATCGCTGTCTCACGCTCCTAAAGTAATAGTAACCTCCGCCTATCAGGAATATGCCATAGAAGGCTTTGAACTTGACGTGATTGACTACTTGCTCAAACCTTTCGACTTCAGTAGATTTCTTAAGGCGGTCAACAAAGCCACTTCGCAACCTGCCCTTCCCCATTCTCCCACTACCGAAGAAGAGCAGAGCATATTTCTCAAGAGTGACAAAAAGTATATCCAAATTAGGACTGCAGAAATAGCAATACTCGAAGCGGCTGGCAATTACACCAAAATCCTGAGCGGTGGATCACTCATTATGGTTAGAGAAAAAATATCTGATCTCCTCCTCACCTTCAACAGCGACAACCTGATTCAAGTGCACAAATCCTTCGTAGTGTCAAAGAAGGATATTCAAAGTATCGAAGGCAACCGCATCTGGATCAAGGATCAAACCGTGCCTATTGGCAAAACCTACAGATCCCAATTGACAGGATTATTGGGTCTAAAGTGAGGTATGAGCAAGGGGACTAAACTGTCTTCCTTGTTATTCTGAATTCAGGTAAAAGCATCAGACAAGCAGCTCTAAAGACCCGGCCTTCTACTAAACCAAAACGCTCCTATAATGGCTGCTAGCAGATCATCATCAGCTCTGCCTGTCCCTCCTTCGACAAGCTCAGGATGACAGGGATAATTGCTACGACCCGCTCACTACAACCAGAACTCGCGTTCTTGTCTATTCGTTCGAAGTGACTTCCATATAAACAGCGTCATTGTGAGCCCGCCTGTCGGCGCACAGGAAGCGAGGCACGAGCGACGTAACAATCCGGTTGGGCAAGCTCTGCCGTAGGATATTGACACCCCTATAATCCCCTCAAGGGGATAGTTACTATGCAGGTAGACCGAACGGATGGCAATACCTACATCGTATCATGCAGTCCCATTCCTTGTCATCCCAGCACACCTCCTTGTCATGGTGAGCTTATCGAACCACCAGACAAGCAGCTCTGAAGCATCAGCCTTCTAACTTCGATTTAGGGCTCTTTTTTAGATCTCTCCTACCGTCGAGATGACACAACAGTTTTAGCTTTTCAATTGCCAATACCTATAACCCCATCAGTTTTCGTCATTCCTTTTTGTGCGGTTGGGTACCAAATGTTAGGTCTCGAAATGACAGAACTACTAAGATTTATCGATAGTAATTGTTAGCAGAGCCTATTAAGGTTGTGTCATTCCGACGTAGGAGGAATCTAAGCGATGAATGCAAATCCCCCCTAATTCAAGCATCCACCTAGACCCAAAAAAGTATAGACAAAAAAATACCACCCCTGCTCCCAGGGGTGGTTACTCACGAATCACCA
This is a stretch of genomic DNA from Reichenbachiella ulvae. It encodes these proteins:
- a CDS encoding LytR/AlgR family response regulator transcription factor, whose amino-acid sequence is MIKYLIVDDEPVAHDIIQDYSQLLPNMRLVGNCYDALQAIEILQKQKVDLMFLDLNMPKLKGFDFLRSLSHAPKVIVTSAYQEYAIEGFELDVIDYLLKPFDFSRFLKAVNKATSQPALPHSPTTEEEQSIFLKSDKKYIQIRTAEIAILEAAGNYTKILSGGSLIMVREKISDLLLTFNSDNLIQVHKSFVVSKKDIQSIEGNRIWIKDQTVPIGKTYRSQLTGLLGLK
- a CDS encoding DUF6261 family protein, whose product is MQIIVVPELRVAQFQTFSNKALDITKDLKELAPQVAEAKALYDIFVAGMTRDQASSDKKLLDRTRDKLNTGFFNAVMSEQIFPHESETAKVLDQLVKITDEYGFELSRLTYDEQTAQTDNMLKKIEALDLSALPSLSRWIEPLKTANDNFKAVSDEYFQQLNASKDTKAATEAAEPLVDALNKLFTLLFSHANVTGSAELIKAYKELTTLVSTYK
- a CDS encoding metallophosphoesterase, producing MKKRILRYFRHVGITLLVLFVLAVFVGLQVRAILRYGEHPARLNLNNEGPYVFAQNDSTWVVNYIHGDKEAGFYLKKKPWNGSGSILASCYFALDSTRFEFSIDTQITSHPSIYEDNNPIVAISDIEGGFQAFRDFLIGNGVINEELKWIFGKGHLVLVGDFVDRGWSVTQVLWLIYKLDQEARQAGGRVHFIIGNHELKNMQGFYESAADKYYAASAIMGRQHHQLYDSSSFLGRWMSRKNSIEKINGYLFVHGGLHPDLKDSHLSLDEINNMSRSNYRKTYYPRPHMGYDELVLSNRKGICWYRGYFEDGLTQEEVDGPLDYFEADAVVVGHTVQTEVTSLYNDRVIAIDVRHPKDYLHLWPFGETQGLLIKDQQRFRIFADGSRELLP
- a CDS encoding sensor histidine kinase, producing the protein MKLTITQKSLRKLYIAGAALLAIPLMVLGVWIIVSTENHLTLVIETPFETLLFVLYILLALFMLSVLGYRLMMRVRSLLSLRNEKLRMEQQHLQNQISPHFFFNVLNNLYGLIEKQPQKAKEMVLTLSDMMRYSIYEGQKDEVTLLEEKTFIEKFIHLNLSRYRKTIRINFEADLADEQSKITPLLFIILVENAFKHGVEKLTEQAFVDINMKSTDSEVYFSISNNFDPDEPSANGGVGLANLRRRLELVYPKKHQLDIEKSDTTFTVQFRLSLA
- a CDS encoding ASCH domain-containing protein, with translation MKVILSIKPEFAEKIFNGSKKFEFRRRLYKNKQIKTIVVYASSPISKVIGEFEIEEVIYDELNSLWQTTSELSGISRDYYFDYFKGTEMGFAIAVKKAELYDEPVCIKETFGIKPPQSFAYVQTQ
- a CDS encoding SDR family oxidoreductase, which gives rise to MNLSENTILVTGGTSGIGYEMAKEFLKRDNKVIITGRNEQKLQKAVQELKGAIGIACDVSQPDQIQQLYQQIEKEHPDLNILINNAGVMLTINLQAHKLSERDLTQEFDINVKGTIWMNDAFLPLLGKNSHSATVTVSSGLAFAPLPITPIYCATKAALHSYSLSLREQLKNTSIKVFELAPPATKTELLAGFEEEDMEGVTPMTVEALVAKFIEGLSKDKLEICPGQASQLKFMGRFFPNFILKQLSKPIARMHAEM